One segment of Mycolicibacterium sp. YH-1 DNA contains the following:
- a CDS encoding short-chain fatty acid transporter — protein MTTATADSRSEKGLARVAQSLAGWTEKWFPDAYVVALAGVFVVTVAALVNGSSPQTVANAFGDGFWDLTAFTLQMAMVVLTGYVVATSPPVARLIDRLATVPQSARTAVSFVAFLSMSVSFLNWGLSLVFGGLLARAIARRTDLRVDYRALGAAAFMGLGAVWALGMSSSAAQLQATASSLPDELLKITGVLDFGKTIFTWQSLLTCAILIALTVAIAHFSAPRGVAIKTAEDLEVDLDDRTEEVPPRSRPGEWLEYSRVLPVLAGLMTLGWLISQLVTKPVLTVVSSLNGYLLVFLILGLVLHGTPRKFLQAVAKAVPATGGILVQFPLYAAMAAILTKAEGRGGHTVSDQLAQVFTSVGGGAFAVVIALYTVVLGLFVPSGGGKWLVEAPYVMQSATDVQMNLGWTVQIYNVAEALPNLINPFFMLPLLAVLGLRARDLVGFTFLQFIFHLPVVLALVWLLGMTFDFVPPVVPPAP, from the coding sequence ATGACCACTGCCACTGCAGATTCTCGCTCCGAGAAGGGCTTGGCGCGGGTCGCCCAGTCGCTGGCCGGTTGGACGGAGAAGTGGTTCCCCGACGCCTACGTCGTCGCCCTGGCCGGTGTCTTCGTCGTCACCGTCGCCGCACTGGTCAACGGGTCCTCTCCGCAGACCGTCGCGAATGCCTTCGGCGACGGCTTCTGGGATCTGACCGCCTTCACTTTGCAGATGGCCATGGTGGTGCTGACCGGATATGTCGTCGCCACGAGCCCGCCGGTGGCCAGGCTGATCGATCGCCTCGCCACCGTGCCGCAGTCGGCAAGGACCGCGGTGAGTTTCGTTGCGTTCCTGTCTATGTCGGTCTCGTTCCTGAACTGGGGTCTCAGCTTGGTGTTCGGTGGTCTGCTGGCCCGGGCCATCGCCCGTCGAACCGATCTGCGGGTGGACTACCGTGCGCTCGGCGCCGCGGCCTTTATGGGGCTGGGCGCGGTGTGGGCCCTGGGGATGTCATCCTCGGCCGCTCAGTTGCAGGCAACCGCCAGTTCGCTGCCCGATGAGCTACTGAAGATCACCGGGGTTCTCGACTTCGGCAAGACGATCTTCACGTGGCAGTCCCTCCTCACATGCGCCATCCTCATCGCGCTGACCGTGGCCATCGCTCACTTCTCCGCACCGAGGGGCGTGGCCATCAAGACCGCCGAGGATCTGGAGGTGGACCTCGACGACCGGACCGAGGAGGTGCCACCACGCTCGCGGCCGGGGGAGTGGCTTGAGTACAGCCGTGTCCTGCCGGTGCTGGCGGGTCTGATGACGTTGGGGTGGCTGATCTCCCAGCTGGTCACCAAGCCAGTACTGACCGTCGTCAGCAGCCTCAACGGGTATCTGCTGGTCTTTCTCATCCTGGGACTGGTACTGCACGGCACACCACGCAAGTTCCTGCAGGCCGTCGCCAAGGCCGTGCCGGCGACAGGCGGCATCCTCGTTCAGTTCCCGCTGTACGCCGCCATGGCGGCGATCCTCACCAAGGCGGAGGGCCGCGGCGGCCACACCGTCTCGGATCAGCTGGCGCAGGTGTTCACGAGCGTGGGCGGCGGGGCCTTCGCGGTCGTCATCGCCCTCTACACCGTGGTGCTGGGTCTCTTCGTCCCATCCGGCGGCGGCAAGTGGTTGGTCGAGGCACCCTACGTCATGCAGTCGGCCACCGATGTCCAGATGAACCTGGGCTGGACGGTTCAGATCTACAACGTGGCCGAAGCGCTGCCCAACCTGATCAATCCATTCTTCATGCTGCCTCTGTTGGCGGTGCTCGGTCTGCGGGCCCGTGATCTGGTCGGATTCACGTTCCTACAGTTCATCTTCCACCTGCCGGTGGTGCTGGCCCTGGTGTGGCTGCTCGGAATGACCTTCGACTTCGTGCCTCCGGTTGTCCCTCCTGCGCCGTGA
- a CDS encoding helix-turn-helix transcriptional regulator, whose translation MLSALADPHRRGVIAELAAASADTERTCSSFALPVTKSTATHHFRVLNDSGLIQLTDYGNRKGVLLRRADIDREFPGLLSLLVAERSQ comes from the coding sequence GTGCTGTCGGCACTGGCAGATCCGCACCGCAGAGGCGTCATCGCCGAACTGGCGGCGGCGAGCGCCGACACTGAACGCACCTGCTCGTCATTTGCGCTACCGGTCACTAAATCGACTGCTACGCATCACTTTCGAGTTCTCAACGACTCCGGGCTCATACAGTTGACCGACTACGGCAACCGCAAAGGTGTGCTACTGCGACGGGCAGACATCGACAGGGAGTTTCCGGGGCTCCTGTCCTTGTTGGTTGCCGAACGCAGCCAATAG
- a CDS encoding DNA gyrase subunit A — protein sequence MAPATLDVPEQNPDLVLDQSADDYWNHYQLTFALYSVSDRAIPSAFDGLKPGQRRLLYQMHDSKLLPGNKPQKSSKVCSAVTGNLHPHGGASMYGAAALMAADFQRVKVIDGQGAFPRIQGDIPAADRYTEMRLSAPGAALTAELDDHAVPMVATFDGEWTEPTMLPAQWPVLLCNGAVGIAEGWATKVPAHNPREIMAACRALLARPNTTDDTLMKLIPGPDWGCGATVVGTTGLREYITTGRGAFTVRGTVSIDGKNVIVTELPPGVASNTVQERIRALVESGEMSGVADMSDLTDRRNGLRIVVTAKRGHSAETIRDQLLALTPLESTFAASLVALDEDRVPRWWSVRELIGAFLRLRDSVVLHRSEYRLDKVTARRHLVAGLMKIHLDIDAAVAVIRGSDTVDEARQGLQERFKIDEEQANYVLALQLRRLTKLDVIELQAEADKLDAEFAALTELVSNPDARRKVIDQELVETAKLFKGPEFDRRTVLDFEATPVTAGSDDDGPRERKVNTAWRLDDRGVFSDSHGELLTSGLGWAVWTDGRIKFTTGGGLPFKIRDIPVAPDITGLLGSGVLAPGSHLALVTRRGKVLRIDPAAVNPQGAAGNGVAGVKLAADDDAVIAALPLTCENGEAILSISEKGWKVTEVADIPVKGRGGAGVGFHPFVNGESALMSASVSATGFVRGKRAVRAENRAKASVKGSGGDVTPAG from the coding sequence ATGGCACCCGCCACCCTAGATGTTCCTGAGCAGAATCCTGACCTGGTGCTCGACCAGAGCGCCGATGACTACTGGAACCACTACCAGCTGACCTTCGCGCTCTACAGCGTCAGCGATCGCGCCATCCCGTCCGCGTTCGACGGGCTCAAGCCGGGTCAGCGACGGCTGCTCTACCAGATGCACGACTCGAAACTGCTGCCCGGCAACAAGCCGCAGAAATCCTCGAAGGTCTGCTCCGCGGTCACCGGCAACCTGCACCCGCACGGTGGCGCGTCGATGTACGGGGCCGCGGCGCTGATGGCCGCCGACTTCCAGCGCGTGAAAGTCATTGACGGGCAAGGCGCATTCCCTCGCATCCAAGGTGACATTCCCGCGGCCGACCGCTACACCGAGATGCGGTTGTCCGCACCCGGTGCCGCGCTGACCGCCGAACTCGATGATCACGCGGTGCCGATGGTGGCGACGTTCGACGGTGAGTGGACCGAGCCGACGATGCTGCCTGCGCAATGGCCGGTGCTGCTCTGCAACGGCGCCGTGGGCATCGCCGAGGGCTGGGCCACCAAGGTGCCCGCCCACAATCCGCGCGAGATCATGGCTGCCTGCCGAGCGCTGCTGGCCAGACCCAACACCACCGACGACACACTGATGAAGCTCATTCCCGGCCCGGACTGGGGCTGCGGGGCCACCGTGGTCGGCACGACCGGGCTGCGGGAGTACATCACCACCGGCCGGGGCGCGTTCACGGTGCGCGGCACCGTGTCGATCGACGGGAAGAACGTCATCGTCACCGAGCTACCGCCCGGTGTCGCGAGTAACACGGTGCAGGAGAGAATCCGGGCGCTGGTCGAGTCCGGCGAGATGTCGGGCGTCGCCGATATGTCCGATCTGACCGACCGCCGCAACGGTCTGCGCATCGTGGTCACCGCCAAGCGCGGCCACAGCGCCGAGACGATCCGCGACCAGCTGCTCGCCCTGACGCCGCTGGAATCGACGTTCGCGGCCAGCCTGGTCGCGCTCGACGAGGACCGGGTGCCGCGCTGGTGGTCGGTGCGTGAGCTCATCGGCGCGTTCCTGCGCCTGCGTGACTCCGTGGTGCTGCACCGCAGCGAGTATCGGCTGGACAAGGTCACCGCACGGCGCCATCTGGTGGCCGGCCTGATGAAGATTCACCTGGACATCGACGCCGCTGTGGCGGTGATTCGTGGGTCCGACACCGTCGACGAGGCGCGGCAGGGACTGCAGGAGCGGTTCAAGATCGACGAAGAGCAGGCCAATTATGTTCTGGCACTGCAGCTTCGACGGTTGACGAAACTCGACGTCATCGAGCTACAGGCCGAGGCCGACAAACTGGACGCCGAGTTCGCGGCGCTGACGGAGTTGGTGTCCAACCCCGATGCGCGCCGCAAGGTGATCGATCAGGAGTTGGTGGAGACCGCAAAACTGTTCAAGGGTCCCGAGTTCGACCGTCGCACCGTGCTGGACTTCGAGGCCACCCCGGTGACGGCTGGCTCCGACGACGACGGACCCCGCGAACGCAAGGTCAACACCGCCTGGCGCCTCGATGATCGGGGCGTGTTCTCCGATAGCCACGGTGAACTGCTCACCTCGGGTCTGGGTTGGGCGGTGTGGACCGACGGGCGAATCAAGTTCACCACCGGCGGCGGGCTGCCGTTCAAGATCCGCGACATCCCGGTGGCCCCGGACATCACCGGGCTGCTGGGCTCAGGCGTGTTGGCGCCCGGGTCCCATCTTGCGCTGGTGACCCGACGCGGGAAGGTGCTGCGCATCGACCCCGCCGCGGTGAATCCGCAGGGCGCGGCCGGAAACGGGGTGGCGGGTGTGAAGCTGGCGGCCGACGACGACGCGGTCATCGCCGCACTGCCGCTCACGTGTGAGAACGGCGAGGCCATCCTGTCCATCTCCGAAAAGGGCTGGAAGGTAACAGAAGTCGCCGATATCCCGGTGAAGGGCCGCGGCGGCGCCGGCGTCGGGTTCCACCCGTTCGTCAACGGCGAGAGTGCGCTGATGTCGGCGTCGGTCTCTGCGACCGGATTCGTGCGCGGCAAGAGGGCCGTGCGGGCCGAGAACCGGGCGAAGGCTTCGGTCAAGGGTTCCGGTGGGGACGTGACACCCGCCGGCTAG
- a CDS encoding fatty acid desaturase, producing the protein MSIAAEFDTATALPERRPLPDPGAPAPGLALPTVALLVVGWTAFLGSTVGYIQGWMPAAATIAINAVVTFVMFTVTHDAIHYAISSTRWVNGVVGRMAWLLVVPIISFPTYAFVHIEHHRNSNDDENDPDAWASHSRWWQMPLRWPFPEVLYGRFILRTLRSRPKPEVAETLGLLILCVVGLGVAIGTGNLATLAVVFLIPQRIGLIVLVWWFDWLPHHGLADTERSNRYGATRARVGMEWLYTPLMLAQNYHLVHHLHPSVPFYRYRKTWQRNEEAYLERDAAITTVFGQHLNPAEYREWKRLNSRLGRVVPVYMPPRSSAPHAVLHRIPVASVDPITEDSTLVTFAVPEALRDEFRFEPGQHVTVRTDLGGVGVRRSYSICAPATRAQLRIAVKHIPGGAFSSFVANDLRAGDVLELMTPTGRFGTPLDPLARRHYVGLVAGSGITPVLSILETVLEIETESRFTLIYGNRTKDSTMFRHDLARLESRYADRLEVRHVLSDEPLHTPAFRGRIDGDKLQRWLTTDLRPHTVDEWFLCGPIDMSTAARDTLTGHGVAVERIHTELFTGYSPGSTTNGDYDAATVTFTLSGRQATVDLAPGESILEGALQTRSDAPYSCMGGACGTCRAKLVSGTVVMDQNFALGPAELDAGYVLTCQAHPTSPTVSVDYDA; encoded by the coding sequence ATGTCCATCGCAGCAGAGTTCGACACGGCGACGGCACTGCCCGAGCGCCGCCCGCTGCCAGACCCGGGTGCCCCGGCGCCCGGGCTTGCCCTCCCGACCGTGGCGCTCCTCGTCGTCGGGTGGACGGCATTCCTGGGCTCGACGGTCGGGTACATCCAGGGCTGGATGCCCGCTGCGGCCACCATCGCGATCAATGCCGTGGTCACGTTCGTGATGTTCACGGTGACCCACGACGCCATCCACTACGCGATCAGCAGCACACGCTGGGTCAACGGTGTGGTCGGGCGGATGGCGTGGCTGCTTGTGGTGCCGATCATCTCCTTCCCCACCTACGCGTTCGTCCACATCGAGCACCACCGGAACTCCAACGACGACGAGAACGACCCCGATGCCTGGGCCTCACATTCGCGGTGGTGGCAGATGCCGCTGCGCTGGCCGTTCCCCGAGGTGTTGTACGGCAGGTTCATCCTGCGCACGCTGCGGAGCCGCCCGAAACCCGAGGTCGCCGAGACCCTGGGACTGTTGATCCTGTGCGTGGTTGGGCTGGGCGTCGCGATCGGCACCGGCAATCTCGCGACGCTCGCGGTGGTGTTCCTGATCCCCCAGCGCATCGGGCTCATCGTCTTGGTGTGGTGGTTCGACTGGCTGCCGCATCATGGACTGGCCGACACCGAGCGCAGCAATCGCTACGGCGCGACCCGGGCCCGCGTGGGCATGGAGTGGCTGTACACCCCGCTGATGCTCGCGCAGAACTACCACCTGGTGCACCACCTGCACCCGTCGGTGCCGTTCTACCGGTACCGGAAAACCTGGCAGCGCAACGAAGAGGCCTACCTGGAGCGCGATGCCGCGATCACCACGGTGTTCGGCCAGCACCTCAACCCCGCGGAGTACCGGGAGTGGAAGCGGCTCAACAGCAGGCTCGGCCGGGTGGTGCCGGTCTACATGCCGCCGCGGTCGAGCGCCCCGCACGCAGTGCTGCACCGCATCCCGGTGGCCTCGGTGGACCCGATCACCGAGGACAGCACCCTGGTGACGTTCGCCGTGCCCGAGGCGCTGCGCGATGAGTTCCGGTTCGAGCCCGGCCAGCACGTGACCGTCCGCACCGATCTCGGTGGTGTGGGGGTTCGTCGCAGCTACTCGATCTGCGCGCCCGCCACCCGCGCTCAGCTGCGGATTGCGGTCAAACACATTCCCGGGGGCGCGTTCTCGAGTTTCGTTGCCAACGACCTGCGAGCCGGTGACGTCCTGGAGCTGATGACTCCCACAGGCAGGTTCGGCACTCCGCTGGATCCGCTGGCACGACGGCACTATGTGGGGCTGGTGGCCGGCAGCGGAATCACACCGGTGCTGTCGATCCTGGAAACGGTGCTGGAGATCGAGACCGAGAGCCGGTTCACCCTGATCTACGGCAACCGCACCAAGGACTCGACGATGTTCCGGCACGATCTCGCCCGGCTGGAATCCCGCTACGCCGACCGGCTGGAAGTCAGGCACGTGCTGAGCGACGAGCCGCTGCACACCCCCGCGTTTCGCGGCCGGATCGACGGGGACAAGCTCCAGCGCTGGCTGACCACCGACCTGCGGCCCCACACCGTCGACGAGTGGTTCCTGTGCGGCCCGATCGACATGAGCACCGCCGCCCGGGACACGCTGACCGGTCATGGCGTCGCCGTGGAGCGTATCCACACGGAACTGTTCACCGGCTACTCCCCCGGCAGCACCACCAATGGTGACTATGACGCTGCCACAGTCACTTTCACCCTGTCCGGACGGCAGGCGACGGTCGATCTTGCGCCCGGGGAGTCCATCCTGGAGGGCGCCCTGCAGACCCGGAGTGACGCCCCCTACTCCTGCATGGGCGGTGCGTGCGGCACGTGCCGCGCCAAGCTCGTCTCCGGCACGGTCGTGATGGACCAGAACTTCGCGCTCGGGCCCGCCGAACTGGATGCCGGCTATGTGCTGACCTGTCAGGCGCATCCGACAAGCCCGACCGTCTCGGTCGACTACGACGCATAA
- a CDS encoding NAD(P)H-binding protein, translated as MGQQLNETVAVTGATGALGSRIAAELAKRDVPQLLVARNPTGLPQLANAQHRGPAEYSDSAAMRRALDGASTLVLISGHPTGRRLEEHASAVEAALAVGVERVLYVSLLGAGPVATYRNARDHWLTEQFIVGTGVRHTIFRAGFYGATPAALADEDLVISGPGGTGQAAFVTHGDIAAVVAAVALDSSTEHDGAILEVTGPELLTLEQAVARIATATGRPFRYHAETVEEAFSRRWKQGIDGNQIEAWISWYQAIARGDVSALTDVVERVTGHPATPIERSDWWPEPNTAY; from the coding sequence ATGGGCCAACAATTGAATGAGACTGTCGCGGTCACCGGCGCCACGGGAGCGTTGGGCAGCCGAATCGCGGCGGAACTCGCCAAACGCGACGTTCCGCAACTGCTGGTGGCGCGCAACCCGACCGGTCTGCCGCAACTGGCAAATGCCCAACACCGGGGGCCTGCCGAGTACTCCGATTCCGCGGCCATGCGGCGCGCGCTGGACGGCGCATCGACTCTGGTGCTCATCTCGGGACACCCGACCGGTCGGCGCCTGGAGGAGCATGCGAGCGCGGTTGAGGCGGCACTCGCGGTCGGTGTCGAACGGGTTCTCTATGTCTCGCTGCTGGGGGCGGGGCCCGTCGCGACGTACCGCAACGCCCGCGACCACTGGCTCACTGAGCAGTTCATCGTCGGAACCGGTGTGCGCCACACCATTTTTCGCGCGGGCTTCTACGGTGCGACGCCGGCCGCGCTCGCCGATGAGGATCTGGTGATCAGCGGGCCGGGCGGAACTGGGCAAGCGGCGTTCGTCACGCACGGCGATATCGCCGCAGTCGTGGCCGCCGTGGCACTGGACTCCAGTACCGAACACGACGGCGCGATTCTTGAAGTCACCGGGCCCGAACTGCTCACCCTGGAGCAAGCGGTCGCGCGAATCGCCACGGCGACCGGGCGGCCGTTCCGCTATCACGCCGAAACGGTCGAAGAGGCGTTCAGCCGTCGCTGGAAGCAGGGCATCGATGGCAACCAGATCGAAGCGTGGATCTCGTGGTATCAGGCGATTGCGCGCGGTGACGTCTCGGCACTCACGGACGTTGTGGAGCGGGTTACAGGTCATCCAGCCACGCCGATCGAGCGTTCCGACTGGTGGCCAGAGCCGAATACGGCCTACTGA
- a CDS encoding toprim domain-containing protein, with translation MSYTAADITELDDVQHTRLRPAVNLGLDVLNTALRELVDNAIEEVADPSHGGTTVTITLHDDGSVSVADDGRGLPVDSDPVTGKNGIVKTLGTARAGGKFSAHTDAASTGAGLNGIGAAAAVFISARTDVTVRRAGKTYLQSFGSGYPGVFDGKDFDPNAPFTRADAQKLRGAGNRKPDAHGTTVRILFDPTVVPDSSVDVNEVLLRAHAAARMSPGVHLVVADEGWPGEEVRPELIEPFSGPWGTDTLLDLMCAAAGTPAPGVRAVVEGRGQYTTGRGPTPFRWSLTAGPAEPATVAAFCNTVRTPGGGSHLTAAVKGLSEALADRASRIRDLGLAKGEDGPEPQDFAAVTALAVDTRAPDVAWDSQAKTAVSSRSLNVAMAPDVARGVTIWAANPSNGDTVSLWTKLALEAARARRSAEGAKARSRAASKAKGLGTNLSLPTKLLPSRETGRGSGAELFVCEGDSALSTIKAARDATFQAAFPLKGKPPNVYGFTLNKARVKDEFDSIERILGCGVRDHCDPELCRYDRILFASDADPDGGNINSSLISMFLDFYRPLIEAGMVYVTLPPLFVVKDGTERIYCQDESERDAAVAQLKATSKRKVEVQRNKGLGEMDAEDFWNTVLDPHRRTVIRVHLDDGEAKLHHTLFGGPPEGRRTWMADIASRVDTTALDLS, from the coding sequence GTGAGTTACACCGCCGCCGACATCACCGAACTCGATGATGTCCAGCACACACGCCTGCGGCCGGCGGTGAACCTGGGTCTCGACGTGCTCAACACCGCACTGCGTGAGCTGGTGGACAACGCGATCGAAGAGGTCGCCGATCCCAGCCACGGCGGAACCACTGTGACGATCACCCTGCACGACGACGGCTCGGTCAGCGTCGCCGACGACGGCCGCGGCCTGCCCGTCGACTCGGACCCGGTGACCGGGAAGAACGGCATCGTCAAGACGCTGGGTACCGCGCGCGCCGGTGGCAAGTTCTCCGCGCACACCGACGCGGCCAGCACAGGCGCCGGACTGAACGGTATCGGCGCCGCGGCGGCGGTGTTCATCTCCGCACGGACCGACGTGACGGTGCGCCGGGCCGGAAAGACCTATCTACAGAGTTTCGGCAGCGGCTACCCCGGCGTGTTCGACGGTAAGGACTTCGACCCGAACGCCCCGTTCACCCGCGCCGACGCGCAGAAACTGCGCGGCGCCGGTAACCGCAAGCCCGACGCGCACGGCACGACGGTCCGCATCCTGTTCGACCCGACCGTGGTGCCGGATTCCAGCGTGGACGTCAACGAGGTGCTGCTGCGGGCGCACGCCGCGGCGCGGATGTCGCCGGGGGTGCACCTGGTCGTCGCCGACGAGGGCTGGCCCGGCGAGGAGGTCCGGCCCGAGTTGATCGAGCCGTTCAGCGGCCCGTGGGGCACTGACACGTTGCTCGACCTGATGTGTGCCGCCGCCGGCACTCCCGCGCCAGGTGTGCGGGCTGTCGTGGAGGGCCGCGGTCAGTACACCACCGGGCGCGGCCCCACCCCGTTCCGCTGGTCGTTGACCGCGGGACCTGCCGAACCGGCAACCGTGGCCGCGTTCTGCAACACCGTGCGCACCCCCGGCGGTGGATCGCATCTGACGGCCGCCGTCAAGGGGCTGTCCGAGGCGTTGGCCGACCGCGCCTCCCGGATCCGCGACCTGGGCCTGGCCAAGGGCGAGGATGGCCCGGAGCCACAGGATTTCGCCGCGGTGACTGCGCTTGCTGTCGATACCCGCGCGCCCGACGTGGCATGGGACTCACAGGCCAAGACCGCGGTGTCGTCGCGATCGCTGAACGTGGCGATGGCCCCGGACGTGGCGCGCGGCGTCACCATCTGGGCGGCCAACCCCTCCAACGGCGACACCGTGTCGCTGTGGACCAAGCTCGCTCTGGAGGCGGCCCGCGCGCGACGCAGCGCAGAGGGCGCGAAGGCCCGCTCCCGCGCGGCGTCGAAGGCCAAGGGCCTGGGTACGAATCTGTCGCTGCCGACGAAGCTGCTGCCCAGCCGGGAGACCGGACGCGGATCGGGTGCCGAGCTGTTCGTGTGCGAGGGCGACTCCGCGCTGAGCACCATCAAAGCGGCGCGCGACGCCACCTTCCAGGCGGCCTTCCCACTGAAGGGCAAGCCGCCCAACGTGTACGGGTTCACCCTGAACAAGGCCCGGGTCAAGGATGAGTTCGACTCGATCGAACGCATCCTGGGTTGCGGGGTGCGTGACCACTGTGACCCGGAACTGTGCCGTTACGACCGGATCCTGTTCGCCTCCGACGCCGACCCCGACGGCGGCAATATCAACTCCAGCCTGATCTCGATGTTCCTGGACTTCTACCGGCCACTTATCGAAGCCGGGATGGTCTACGTGACGCTGCCGCCGCTGTTCGTCGTCAAGGACGGCACAGAGCGGATCTACTGCCAGGACGAGTCCGAGCGCGATGCCGCTGTGGCGCAGTTGAAGGCCACCTCCAAGCGCAAGGTGGAGGTGCAGCGCAACAAGGGACTCGGCGAGATGGACGCCGAGGACTTCTGGAACACCGTGCTGGATCCGCACCGCCGCACCGTGATTCGGGTGCATCTCGACGACGGTGAGGCCAAGCTGCACCACACTCTGTTCGGCGGGCCGCCAGAGGGTCGGCGCACGTGGATGGCCGATATCGCCTCCCGCGTCGACACCACTGCGCTCGACCTCAGCTAG
- a CDS encoding CdaR family transcriptional regulator: MAQRSDGDSVAESAAAVVGRLAAKLDEVTAHTQRVLMDEIADLHGDAQLVQLMRDNVAANIDTVFSAIRHSIPVEHVEAPTAALEYARRLAQRDVSANALVRAYRIGHQEVLKILLKEIRDSDLDAQRQLDVFEEILAVTFRYIDWITQQVLSTYQNEYDRWQESRNRLQAEVIRGVLESDDDVDIDATSTALRYPLRRTHLALVLWFEESNDQNELGVMERYVQDYAAKLGARDRALFVSADRLTGWAWIPVESESAPVLPAPVDAPLHVIAGRPLPGVAGFRRSHRQAQLARAVVTAAGAGPARAISAAESGLMLAGLAGGNLDEARVWAAEVLGPLASASAADERLRETLRVFLRAGSSYKAAAGELHLHFNSVKYRVARAIERRGRPITDDRLDVEVALLLCHWYGTAVLAA; this comes from the coding sequence ATGGCCCAGCGAAGTGACGGCGATTCAGTGGCTGAATCCGCTGCGGCGGTGGTGGGTCGGCTGGCCGCCAAGCTCGATGAGGTCACGGCCCACACCCAGCGCGTCCTGATGGATGAGATCGCCGACCTGCATGGCGACGCGCAGCTTGTGCAATTGATGCGGGACAACGTCGCCGCGAACATCGACACCGTCTTCTCGGCGATCCGCCACAGCATCCCGGTGGAGCACGTGGAGGCGCCGACGGCGGCCCTGGAGTACGCGCGGCGGCTTGCCCAGCGCGACGTGTCGGCTAATGCGCTGGTGCGCGCCTACCGGATCGGCCACCAGGAGGTGCTCAAGATCCTGCTCAAGGAGATCCGCGACTCCGATCTTGACGCACAACGTCAGCTCGATGTCTTCGAGGAGATCCTCGCCGTGACGTTCCGCTATATCGACTGGATCACCCAGCAGGTGCTCAGCACCTACCAGAACGAGTACGACCGCTGGCAGGAGAGCCGAAACCGTCTGCAAGCCGAGGTGATTCGCGGTGTGCTGGAGAGTGACGACGACGTCGACATCGACGCGACCTCGACGGCGCTGCGCTACCCCTTGCGGCGAACCCACCTGGCTCTGGTGCTGTGGTTCGAGGAATCCAATGATCAGAATGAACTCGGTGTCATGGAGCGGTACGTGCAGGACTATGCCGCCAAACTGGGTGCCCGTGACCGCGCCCTGTTCGTCTCGGCGGACCGCTTGACGGGGTGGGCCTGGATACCGGTGGAATCCGAATCCGCCCCGGTGCTGCCCGCTCCCGTCGACGCGCCACTGCACGTCATCGCGGGTCGGCCCCTACCGGGGGTGGCGGGATTTCGCCGTTCGCACCGACAGGCGCAGCTTGCCCGTGCGGTGGTGACCGCAGCGGGTGCCGGCCCCGCTCGGGCGATCAGCGCCGCCGAGTCGGGGCTGATGCTGGCAGGCCTGGCTGGAGGCAATCTGGATGAGGCGCGGGTCTGGGCGGCCGAAGTCCTCGGACCGCTGGCGTCGGCCAGTGCGGCCGACGAACGCCTCCGTGAGACCCTGCGGGTGTTCCTGCGCGCGGGATCGAGCTACAAGGCTGCCGCCGGGGAGCTGCACCTGCACTTCAACTCGGTGAAGTATCGAGTGGCGCGTGCGATCGAGCGCCGAGGCCGACCGATCACCGACGACAGGCTCGACGTGGAAGTTGCTCTGTTGCTGTGCCATTGGTACGGCACGGCGGTCCTCGCCGCCTGA
- a CDS encoding DNA alkylation repair protein, producing MDTDRGGAADVELITRVRHGLAAAGDPDRAPLMQRYMKSAMPFHGVRLPEVRRICRTVFDTHRLDSEESLDDTVGQLFTAADFREERYAAIQLARYRLYRGYQTPARVPLYRSLIITGAWWDTVDEIAANLIGPILASHPGQVRSTLVAWATDPNLWLRRTAVIAQLGAKHHTDLELLTLAIDANAADTDFFIRKAIGWALRQYARTDPAWVRAFVEAREHQLSGLSKREACKHLGP from the coding sequence GTGGACACGGACAGGGGCGGGGCTGCCGACGTCGAGCTGATCACGCGGGTGCGCCACGGGCTCGCCGCCGCGGGTGATCCGGACCGCGCACCGCTGATGCAGAGGTACATGAAATCGGCGATGCCGTTCCACGGTGTCCGGCTCCCCGAGGTGCGTCGGATCTGTCGGACGGTCTTCGACACACACCGCCTCGACTCGGAGGAGTCGCTCGATGACACTGTCGGGCAGTTGTTCACCGCGGCAGATTTCCGAGAAGAGCGTTACGCCGCAATTCAACTCGCCCGGTACCGGCTGTACCGGGGATACCAGACCCCGGCCAGGGTTCCGCTGTACCGCAGTCTGATCATCACCGGGGCGTGGTGGGACACCGTCGACGAGATCGCCGCGAACCTGATCGGTCCCATCCTCGCGTCGCATCCCGGTCAAGTGCGATCCACCCTCGTCGCGTGGGCGACCGACCCGAACCTCTGGCTGCGCCGAACCGCGGTCATCGCTCAGCTGGGGGCGAAGCACCACACCGACCTGGAGCTGCTCACACTCGCGATCGACGCCAACGCCGCCGACACCGACTTCTTCATCCGCAAGGCGATCGGATGGGCGCTGCGGCAATACGCCAGGACCGACCCGGCGTGGGTTCGGGCCTTCGTCGAGGCACGCGAGCATCAGCTCAGCGGGCTCTCGAAGCGAGAGGCGTGCAAGCATCTCGGACCGTGA